The following is a genomic window from Calliphora vicina chromosome 5, idCalVici1.1, whole genome shotgun sequence.
TATAAACATGCTGCCGCGTGAAATTGGCCAACTGACCCAATTGGAAACGTTTTGGTGCAATAACACGGGTCTGTTGCAGTTGCCCGTAGAACTTGGCAACTGTGACAGTTTGGAGACTTTGGGTGTTCGTGGCAATCAATTGAAAAGTCTACCCTCATCTTTAAAACGCTTACGCAAGTTACGTTGGCTGACAGCGGAGAATaatcaaattttctttttgccAGAGTGTTTGGGTGATTTGCGGAATcttatacatttaaatttaaaaagtaatcaTTTAGTGAATATACCCGACTGCTTGAAGCGCATGAAACGACTGCAATATGTTTTTCTCAATTGCAATCGTATTGATCAGCCCGTATCTGAGGAATTGTTAAAGGAATTGGAATTTATAAGAATGTTAAATATATGTGATAATCCCTTGTGTAATTTGCCAggaattaaaattcaattaaaggTGAGTAAAGCGAAAATTGGTGGTTTTGttcaaatctaaaaaaaaatagtaaaacggCTGTGCCGAAACTGATAAAACCTTGTCATACACGAAATCCAATATATCTTTAGCTACTAATGCTGACTAAAAAACCGGCGCCAATAATTGTTTTGGTAATCTAGgcttaaatgtaaattttcctttatttagaaattttgcaattttctttaGGAACACGGTAATATTCTCTGTGATACAAAAGACCATACAAATACATCCAACATTGAGGATATATTAGATGATAATGATAACaatgacgacgatgatgatgatttaTCCGATTGGGAAAACAGTATTGAGACCAGTGATTTAGATACCACCGATGAAAGTAGTCCAGAAAATGATGTAGAGGTaaattgtttaagaactaataaaactaataaaaaacaattaaaagaaataatgcaaattaatgaattaaaacaTTAAGTAATGCTTTTAAATGCagatacatatttacatttattttacacaaacaaaaatcgCGAAATTGACATCTCTAAATTAAGCTACCGTTATATTTTTGAgcataaacaaaaaattgcgaaaTTGTCAACTCTACATCAAGTTACCgctatttttttgtaaacatcgcCAGTAGTGCCAATTTTTTTAACTTCATACACATTTTAGATACCTAAAACgtaaaaaagcataaaataatgGCTCTCTAAACTAATTCAAGAAAATACACTATTAATATTACAATTGAAGCACACAAACTATTTTCAAGCTGTAAATTTATATTGCTTTCATTCATCTTCTCTTAAACTTAACTCTCTCAAAAACATCTTTgagaataaactgaaaaatgcacttattttgtttttctctctTTCAGGATATTTCCGTTTTAATACCGGAACTGTCACGCtatatatcaaattttagttaatttttagttttactttttcaattttatggCCGGATCCCTtaattaataagaatttttgtgttttttttttgtttatttattatctgTTTATGTATTATAAGTTTTAATAAACATGTTTTCCCCGAGAAGAAagcaaaacataataaaaagcGTTTAACCAACGACAAACTAAATTAGCAAATATTGCTATGTACagttaaaattaattgtatgtatttaatattaaatgaaaaaaaaaacaagtttacaACTATAAATTAATTGGACATTTTCTTCATTAGTTCTTCATCTTGTACAGACATGGCGGTTAGTTTTTTGCCAATCTTCTCGTGGATATCCAAATATTTGGCTACGCAGCGATCAATACAAACCATTTCACCTTTGCCTGAAAATAATGAGAAGAattataagtaaatattttgttttatagagGAGAGGAAATAGTAATTTGTGGTTATTAATGTATGAacagatatatttttttacttaaacataTTCCTAACAGCCGGTTTATTGTGAACAAATAATAATATACGAATTATTTTTCGACCTGCCGGATTTGGTTAAGCTAGTCCATTTCGAACATATAACTGACTAATTTTGAGAAGTACCAAATTGGCGTCTGTAAACGGAATCTAAACAAACAAGTCTTTTAATTTTACCTTAATTATCAATTatcacaaattattttaaacagaattgtttttttataataacaactTCAATGTTGTTGTATTAATACAGCTGGAGTCTTTCAGTCTTTGTTGATAGgcattaagcaaaaaaaaa
Proteins encoded in this region:
- the LOC135960792 gene encoding uncharacterized protein LOC135960792, coding for MNIVYEFFRNNHILAICEDALCKKSFTLNLSRFEMPEVPDLVEKCNIIFKLFLNHNHLTRLPNFVSQLTRLQILTLDFNKLNEFPVVICQLTNLKVLNISCNNINMLPREIGQLTQLETFWCNNTGLLQLPVELGNCDSLETLGVRGNQLKSLPSSLKRLRKLRWLTAENNQIFFLPECLGDLRNLIHLNLKSNHLVNIPDCLKRMKRLQYVFLNCNRIDQPVSEELLKELEFIRMLNICDNPLCNLPGIKIQLKEHGNILCDTKDHTNTSNIEDILDDNDNNDDDDDDLSDWENSIETSDLDTTDESSPENDVEDISVLIPELSRYISNFS